Proteins encoded together in one Prevotella scopos JCM 17725 window:
- a CDS encoding DUF4112 domain-containing protein yields MMEGKSIIENESFFNANDTLMGQDGGIAHDNSNSLNDEIVSFDKGSDTFNSKDEVRRQRRENEIHELKASKAYKFISTVTTLADRYFLDALLGLVPSVGDLVSSIFGLPFIYVTLFKVKSIPLTLAVIYNYLVDILLGSIPFFIGDAIDFFSKAHVKNLDLITRYVEGDKKTIRKVRSKALITALLILILSVVIYFVFRLLIGVTAWTWTLIIDMFKWLAGLF; encoded by the coding sequence ATGATGGAAGGAAAGAGCATAATAGAGAATGAGTCGTTTTTTAATGCTAATGATACTTTAATGGGGCAAGATGGAGGTATTGCTCATGACAACTCTAACTCTCTTAACGATGAAATAGTTTCTTTTGATAAAGGTAGTGATACATTTAATAGTAAAGATGAAGTACGCCGACAAAGAAGGGAGAATGAAATCCATGAATTAAAAGCATCGAAGGCTTACAAGTTTATTAGTACGGTAACAACTTTAGCAGATAGATATTTCTTAGATGCCCTTTTGGGTTTAGTTCCATCAGTGGGAGACCTTGTTTCATCAATTTTTGGTTTGCCGTTTATATATGTTACTTTATTTAAAGTCAAGTCTATTCCGCTTACATTGGCTGTTATCTATAACTATTTAGTAGATATTTTGTTGGGCAGCATCCCTTTTTTTATAGGTGATGCCATAGATTTTTTCAGCAAGGCGCATGTCAAGAACCTAGATTTAATTACACGCTATGTAGAAGGAGATAAGAAAACAATACGTAAGGTGAGATCGAAAGCATTGATAACAGCTTTACTTATCCTCATTCTTAGTGTAGTTATTTATTTTGTCTTTAGGTTATTGATAGGTGTCACGGCATGGACGTGGACTTTAATAATCGACATGTTTAAATGGTTGGCAGGACTATTCTAA
- a CDS encoding glycogen/starch synthase: MLFPDYIFETSWEVCNKVGGIYTVLSTRAKTLQDKIKDRIIFLGPDCWQEKPSPYFKEDKKLFAAWQQKAASEGLSIKVGRWEIPGEPIAILVDFQLFFAHKDEFYGKLWEYYRVDSLHAYGDYDESAMFAYAAALVVESFYRFYLSEKDKVVFHANEWQTGFSALVLQHRLPQIATIFTTHATGIGRSIAGNNKPLYEYLWAYNGDQMASELNMESKHSIEKQAAHHVDCFTTVSDITATECKELLDKPVDLVLPNGFENDFVPKGATFTKKRKAARKRLLDVANALTGDGIQDDVLIVSTSGRYEFRNKGIDVFIESMNRLRFDENLKKQVVAFIEVPGWVAGPRQDLIERLDSGKQFDTSLEKPVLTHWLHNMDHDNVLNMLSSLGMNNAKGDKVKVIFIPCYLTGDDGIMNMSYYDLVLGNDLCVYPSYYEPWGYTPLEAVAFKVPCITTDLAGFGLWANTERGKYSEIEDGVKVLHRTDYNYSEVADGIKDTIAQYSSFTKVEVNKCRSNAEKLSRKALWSEFIKYYEQAYDIALKKAAARNNR; encoded by the coding sequence ATGTTGTTTCCAGATTATATTTTTGAGACCAGCTGGGAAGTTTGTAACAAGGTCGGAGGAATTTATACTGTACTTTCTACTCGTGCAAAGACATTACAAGATAAGATAAAGGATCGTATCATTTTCCTTGGTCCTGATTGCTGGCAAGAGAAACCGTCCCCTTATTTCAAGGAGGATAAGAAGTTGTTTGCTGCATGGCAGCAGAAAGCAGCCTCCGAGGGATTGTCTATAAAAGTAGGTCGTTGGGAGATTCCTGGCGAACCGATTGCTATACTTGTTGATTTTCAATTATTTTTTGCTCACAAGGATGAGTTTTATGGTAAGCTTTGGGAGTATTATCGTGTTGATAGTCTTCATGCTTACGGAGATTATGACGAGTCAGCAATGTTTGCTTATGCTGCGGCACTTGTCGTAGAGAGTTTCTATAGATTCTATCTTAGTGAGAAAGATAAGGTTGTCTTCCATGCAAACGAATGGCAGACAGGCTTTTCCGCCCTCGTATTGCAGCATCGTCTGCCACAGATAGCAACGATATTTACAACTCATGCAACCGGTATTGGTCGCAGTATAGCGGGCAATAACAAGCCATTGTACGAATATCTCTGGGCTTATAATGGTGACCAGATGGCTTCGGAACTCAACATGGAGAGCAAGCATTCTATTGAGAAACAGGCAGCACATCATGTTGATTGCTTTACAACTGTGAGCGATATTACTGCAACAGAGTGCAAAGAATTGCTAGATAAACCTGTCGATTTAGTTCTCCCAAACGGCTTTGAGAACGACTTTGTACCAAAGGGCGCAACCTTCACAAAAAAGCGTAAGGCAGCACGTAAGCGTTTGCTTGATGTAGCCAATGCACTGACAGGTGATGGTATACAAGATGATGTGTTAATCGTTTCAACTAGCGGACGATATGAGTTCCGCAATAAAGGTATTGATGTGTTCATAGAGTCAATGAACCGCTTGCGCTTTGATGAGAACCTGAAGAAGCAGGTTGTAGCTTTCATTGAGGTACCAGGATGGGTAGCAGGACCACGTCAAGACCTTATAGAGCGCCTCGATAGTGGCAAGCAATTTGACACTTCATTGGAGAAGCCTGTCCTTACACATTGGCTCCACAATATGGACCATGACAATGTACTCAATATGCTCAGTTCGCTTGGTATGAATAATGCAAAGGGCGATAAGGTAAAAGTCATATTCATTCCATGTTATCTGACAGGTGATGACGGCATAATGAACATGAGCTATTATGATCTTGTATTGGGCAATGACCTCTGTGTCTATCCGTCTTATTATGAGCCATGGGGCTATACCCCATTAGAGGCAGTAGCCTTTAAGGTTCCTTGTATTACAACCGACCTTGCAGGCTTCGGCTTGTGGGCAAATACAGAACGAGGAAAGTATAGTGAGATAGAAGATGGTGTAAAGGTATTACATCGTACAGATTATAATTATTCAGAGGTAGCTGATGGTATTAAGGATACCATAGCCCAATACTCTAGCTTTACAAAGGTGGAGGTGAACAAGTGTCGTTCAAATGCTGAAAAGCTCTCCCGTAAAGCCCTTTGGAGTGAGTTTATCAAGTATTATGAGCAGGCTTACGACATAGCATTAAAGAAAGCAGCTGCACGAAACAACCGATAA